AGCCGAGCAAGCTATAACCCCACCGATGATGGGTGGTGCCACCATCCAGTTTACCAACGGTTTTGCGAACCTGGGATTCGATGGCCACAGCAAGCAGGGCTCCCTCGAACGTTTTACCATTACAGGATCGAAGGGTGTCCTCAACGCCATAGGCCCTCTCCTCAAAGGTACCGAAGTGACGCTCGAAACCAAAGAAGGCGTTGCAACCGCCCAACTTGAAGGCGAGTGGTTCAATGATGGATTCCGGGGGACCATGGGCGAGTTACTCTGCGCTATTGACGAGGACCGCGATCCTTTCAATTCGGCCCGAAACAATCTCAAGACACTTGAAACCGTTTTCGCTATCATCAAATCAGCTGACACCGGCCAATCCGTAAAACCAGGTGATCACCGACAGCTCGACGATCGTTGTCAGCCAAAGCACTGACTACAACGTCGCCCTGAGAACAGGCCTGGGTGCCAAAATCCGGGTGATTGCAGTCGAGGTATCTCCACTCATGCGTTTCTGCACCACCTCGACCACATTGTCCGCAATCTCCTGCCAAGGCATGGCAATCGTGGTCAAATTCATCTGCTCAGCGATCGGCGCATCATCAAACCCAATTACTCGGGGTGGTGATACCCATTCCCTTTTCACCGTATCGAGTAACGCCTGAGCCAATCGGTCATTCGCACAAAATACAACTTGAGGCTTTTTCTCCAAAATGGACTCCACAGCTTTGATGCCATCCTCATAGAACCAACTGTCAGCAAACACCGCTTTGGATTCCGGAACCACTTCCTGAAAACCCCTCACACGATCGACACAGCGTTGATCACTTTGAGGACCACCCAAGATCACAATCTGTTTGGCTCGAGTCCTCGCTTTTACCAATTCTCCGGCTGCAACGCCTCCAGAATGATCATCTACGCTTACTGCATCCACAAAGGCCGCAGATAGTCCCTTGGGAGGCGTTTTATTGATCAACATACAGTAACGACCTTCATCCAACAAAACCTGCGGCAATTGATCACACTCCCAAAAGACAGGGAGGCTTCCCACACTGAACCGAAGCGAAGGACTATCCCAACGCGTTCGCACGGCAATTCCCACTTTGGAAAATTCCTCCAACAATCGATCCCGAAGCAACGCGCCGAAGCTGCCTTTCCGCTTGGCTCGTTCGTTGAGCACTAAATCTACACCTTGCCATTGGGGTGCTTCTCCACGCAAAAAAGTTCCACTGCCCGGCTTCCGAAACAAGTAACCTTCAGCGACCAGTTCACGAAGCAAGGTATCGGCGGTTTGGTAGCTAATTTCAAAGCGCTGACCCAAGGCTCGGTTCGATAGAAACCGGCTACCTGGCTGATAGTAGCCATGCTCAATTCGGCGTATGAGCTTTTCTTTAAGCTCTAAAACTTTTTGTGAACGGGGACGCGCCATAAAGCCACCGTTAACATATCAGTTTGTCTGTCAACCGTTCCCTTAACTCTTGCTTTGCTCACGAGGTCTTTCACCATGATGGCTATCGAACTTAAAGGAAAAGTCATCGTTATCATTGGCGGAACTACCGGTATAGGTGGGAGCGCAGCCGAAGCTTGCGTGAAGGCGGGCGCCAAGGTCATCGTAGTGGGCCGTTCGCAGGAAAGTTGTGACCTGATCACAGAAAAATTAGGAACGAGTGGTAAGGCCCTGGCCGCGGACGCCACACATATTGATACCGCCGACCAAGCCATCGACCTTGCATTAGAATCCTTTGGCGGTTTCCACGGACTCTACCACGTCGCTGGAGGCAGCGGTCGCAAATTTGGCGATGGACCGCTCCACGAAATCACCGACGAGGGTTGGGAAAAGACGCTGAACTGGAACCTCACTTCTCTATTCCAATCCAATCGCGCCGCAGCCAAGCGCTTTCTTGAACTGGGTCATGGCGGCAGTGTGCTCAACCTCGGCTCCGTGCTCGGCTATTCCCCTTCCCCGAAATATTTCTCCACCCACGCCTACGCCACCACCAAAGCAGCCATCATCGGCTTCACAAAGTCCGTGGCCGCTTACTACGCGGAAAAAAATATCCGTTTCAATGTCCTCGCCCCAGCGCTGGTTGAAACTCCCATGGCTCAGCGAGCCGCAGAAGACGACACCATCCAGAACTTCATCAAAACCAAACAACCGCTCGACGGCGGCCGCATCAGCATCCCTTCCGATCTTGATCAAGCGGCCCTCTACTTTCTCGGCGACGGCTCCAAATTCACTACCGGTCAAGTGCTCACTGTCGATGGAGGATGGACAGTAAGCGAGGGACAGTATTGATCGCCTGGGAACGCTGAGCCCCAGCTCGGCAAGTACTAACTCTTCTTTCGCTTAATACCGAATTCAGGTCTTCGTGATTTGTGGCGAACGACTTGAACCCGAACACGATCTGGGAGATTCTCGAATAGTATATTAAAGGGATAAATCTTAAGGTTACACCTCCTTAAACCCAACTCCATTGCCTCATTGATATCCCTATGAACCGCATGATGAAAACGGAGAGGTTTCACACTACTTGCGATATTTTAAACCAGATTTAAGATTATCCAATGAGATATCCTCAATAGTACCGGACCTCGTTTCCTCAACTCTTTGAACAACCCCATCATCACTAACGTCGTAATTTGACCGGCCTAAATCATCCAATACCCCAGATATCAGCTCGAATTTATCGGTTGCTGTTAACTTGTGAGCCTCTTCACGTAACTGCTGCACATTCATGAAGGCAATTCTTCACAAAGGTAAAATATCCCGCAAGGACTATTCATCCTTAAGGAAACACCGGCCCGCGCATTGCCCATCAAACAAGATGGACAGAAACGAGTGCCTGGCATTAAATTCTAACATCAATAACATTTACCCATTTCACCATGAACACCCTACCCCAAGGTCAAACCTTAGATTCCAAAACGCGTCGCACATTTCTAAAGACGATGCTCGCTGCAGGAGCCGCTCCAATCGTGTTACCATCGATGACATCCGCAGCCCATCACGGTAAGAAAATCAAACTCGGCATCATCGGCACAGGCGGTCGCGGCCAATGGATCGCCAAACTGTTTGCTAAGCACGGCGGGTACGAGGTCGTTGCCGGAGCGGATTACTTCCAAGACAAACTGGATGCGTTTTCGGCCACGCTCAATGTGGCAAAGGATAAATGCTTTTCCGGATTAAATGGATATAAGAAGCTGATCGAAAGTGGTGGTGTCGATGCGGTCGCCATAATCACGCCCCCCTACTTTCATCCGGAACAGGCGGAAGCTGCGGTCAAAGCTGGCAAACATGTTTATCTGGCAAAACCGATTGCAGTCGATGTGCCCGGAACCTTATCCATTGAGGAGAACGGAGCCCTGGCAACCAAGAAGGGACTGACCTATCTGGTGGATTTCCAGACCCGGGCCAATGAATTTTTCAAAGAAGCTGTTAAACGCGTTCACGATGGCGCACTCGGAACTCTCAGTTTTGGTGAGTCTTCCTATCATGCGAATGATCCTTTCAAGGCCGCTGCGGATGTCTTGGGACCAGATCCAAGTAACCCGGAGGCACGCCTGCGTGTATGGGGCGTGGATCGCGTTCTCTCTGGCGACATCATTACCGAGCAAAACATCCATACCTTGGACGTGATGAGTTGGATCATGAACAAAGATCCGATCAAAGCCACCGGTACGTTTAACCAAAAGGTTCGCCCTTGGGGAAACTGCAGCGATCACTTCTCAGTGATTTACGATTACGGGAATGGAGTAGACGTCAGTTTCACTTCACGACAGTTTGCGGCTCACGGCACTAAACCCGATGGCATTCGTAACCGCATGTTCGGAGAAAACGGAACCCTCGAAACACAATACTCCGGTCCTGTGCTTCTACGCGGCATCAAAGGTAGCTTCTACCGAGGTGGCGACTCATCCGGTCTCTACGAAAGTGGAGCCGTGAACAACATAGTCGATTTCCACAAGGCTATCAAAGCAGGCGATGCCAACAACGACACCGTGGCCCCCAGCGTGCAAAGCAATCTAGTCACCATTCTAGGACGTGAAGCTGCCTACTCAGGTAAGACGGTGACTTGGAAGAAACTTCTCAAGTCAAAGAAGTCCATGAAACTCGATCTGGAGTTGACCGCATGAACCGACGCGAAGCCATCAAGACTGGCGCACTATTATCTGCCGGCACACTCGCATCACCCAGACTCTTTTCCGATAACCACCAACACAGTTTTAAAATTGGAGCCTGCGATTGGTCGATCAAACGCATGCTTGAGCCGGAAGCATTTCGCTTAGGTAAAGAAATTGGGCTGGATGGTATCCAATACTCCTTCGACGCCCGTGGTCGTGGCTGGGACCTTCGAACGAAAGAAAATCGCGAGGACATTCGAAAGATTGTCAAAGAAACTGGAGTTGGTATCTCCTCCTTGGCAATCGGTCTTCTCAACAGGGTCTCGTTTGCCCAGACCGAGGAAGGCGAACAGCTGGTTCATCAGTGTATCCAAACCATGGCTACATTAAAAAAGGAAGCTGCCCAGCTCGACGACCAGAATCTAGCGCAAAAGGTTGCGCCCAATCTGGTCCTTCTGGCCTTCTTTGGACAAGGTGACATCGATGGACATCAGCACCTACTTGATGCCACCGTCGAAAAATTGAAACGGGTCGCGCCCAAAGCCGAGAAGCACGGCATTACGCTCGGACTCGAAACCTGGCTCAACGAAGCAGACCACCGCTACATTCTGGATAAGGCCGACTCCCCGGCCGTGAAAGTTTACTACGACACAGCCAACGCCAACAAGATGGGCTACGATATCTACAAAGAAATCAAAAGCCTGGGCAGTGAGAACATCTGTGAGATTCACTGCAAAGAAAACGGCTTTCTACTCGGACGTGGCCGCATCGCATTCGAACGCGTGCGAGGCATTCTGAAGCAGATCGAATACAAAGGCTGGCTCGTCATCGAATCCGCTGTGCCCAAGGGCATGGAAGTGAGGAGAGCCTACCAGAATAA
This genomic stretch from Opitutia bacterium ISCC 52 harbors:
- a CDS encoding SDR family oxidoreductase; protein product: MAIELKGKVIVIIGGTTGIGGSAAEACVKAGAKVIVVGRSQESCDLITEKLGTSGKALAADATHIDTADQAIDLALESFGGFHGLYHVAGGSGRKFGDGPLHEITDEGWEKTLNWNLTSLFQSNRAAAKRFLELGHGGSVLNLGSVLGYSPSPKYFSTHAYATTKAAIIGFTKSVAAYYAEKNIRFNVLAPALVETPMAQRAAEDDTIQNFIKTKQPLDGGRISIPSDLDQAALYFLGDGSKFTTGQVLTVDGGWTVSEGQY
- a CDS encoding Gfo/Idh/MocA family oxidoreductase, with the protein product MNTLPQGQTLDSKTRRTFLKTMLAAGAAPIVLPSMTSAAHHGKKIKLGIIGTGGRGQWIAKLFAKHGGYEVVAGADYFQDKLDAFSATLNVAKDKCFSGLNGYKKLIESGGVDAVAIITPPYFHPEQAEAAVKAGKHVYLAKPIAVDVPGTLSIEENGALATKKGLTYLVDFQTRANEFFKEAVKRVHDGALGTLSFGESSYHANDPFKAAADVLGPDPSNPEARLRVWGVDRVLSGDIITEQNIHTLDVMSWIMNKDPIKATGTFNQKVRPWGNCSDHFSVIYDYGNGVDVSFTSRQFAAHGTKPDGIRNRMFGENGTLETQYSGPVLLRGIKGSFYRGGDSSGLYESGAVNNIVDFHKAIKAGDANNDTVAPSVQSNLVTILGREAAYSGKTVTWKKLLKSKKSMKLDLELTA
- a CDS encoding sugar phosphate isomerase/epimerase, with the translated sequence MNRREAIKTGALLSAGTLASPRLFSDNHQHSFKIGACDWSIKRMLEPEAFRLGKEIGLDGIQYSFDARGRGWDLRTKENREDIRKIVKETGVGISSLAIGLLNRVSFAQTEEGEQLVHQCIQTMATLKKEAAQLDDQNLAQKVAPNLVLLAFFGQGDIDGHQHLLDATVEKLKRVAPKAEKHGITLGLETWLNEADHRYILDKADSPAVKVYYDTANANKMGYDIYKEIKSLGSENICEIHCKENGFLLGRGRIAFERVRGILKQIEYKGWLVIESAVPKGMEVRRAYQNNADYLRSVFK
- a CDS encoding substrate-binding domain-containing protein, translated to MARPRSQKVLELKEKLIRRIEHGYYQPGSRFLSNRALGQRFEISYQTADTLLRELVAEGYLFRKPGSGTFLRGEAPQWQGVDLVLNERAKRKGSFGALLRDRLLEEFSKVGIAVRTRWDSPSLRFSVGSLPVFWECDQLPQVLLDEGRYCMLINKTPPKGLSAAFVDAVSVDDHSGGVAAGELVKARTRAKQIVILGGPQSDQRCVDRVRGFQEVVPESKAVFADSWFYEDGIKAVESILEKKPQVVFCANDRLAQALLDTVKREWVSPPRVIGFDDAPIAEQMNLTTIAMPWQEIADNVVEVVQKRMSGDTSTAITRILAPRPVLRATL